A single region of the Salipaludibacillus sp. LMS25 genome encodes:
- a CDS encoding WXG100 family type VII secretion target has product MSKQIKVNAEAIEGIVEKARQVPEQRMDEAIDKLKTLSETLSTWEGEAPQGHAELYKEVHFALIKTKMLMSTILKTLDQSVESLAEQDDELGESMKGNVTRENVMDSLLEE; this is encoded by the coding sequence ATGTCTAAACAAATTAAAGTAAATGCAGAAGCCATAGAAGGTATAGTGGAAAAGGCGCGTCAAGTACCAGAGCAACGCATGGACGAAGCGATTGATAAGTTGAAGACCCTTTCGGAGACGTTAAGTACGTGGGAAGGGGAAGCCCCACAAGGTCATGCTGAGTTATACAAGGAAGTACACTTTGCATTAATTAAGACAAAAATGTTAATGTCCACGATCCTAAAGACACTTGATCAGTCCGTTGAGAGTTTAGCGGAACAAGATGACGAATTAGGTGAATCAATGAAGGGAAATGTCACGAGAGAAAACGTGATGGATAGTTTATTAGAAGAGTAA